One segment of Triticum aestivum cultivar Chinese Spring chromosome 2A, IWGSC CS RefSeq v2.1, whole genome shotgun sequence DNA contains the following:
- the LOC123185128 gene encoding F-box protein At1g61340, which translates to MAIGQTMPKGSLATSLSFPSSGSTRILGRKRVAVSPAPSSSGPHSPVRTLRKQRSIRFHMDDTICLLESLPQDVLVKVLCKVNHSDLRQLLLVSKPVSEATVVAKELHFAFATPSKASADGEEEDDGPGAPKQHRVARSRCRGMNLAGVAVNLSESFSSLMSEV; encoded by the exons ATGGCAATTGGACAGACTATGCCGAAGGGGTCTCTCGCCACCAGCTTGAGCTTCCCAAGCAGCGGCAGCACAAGGATTCTGGGGAGGAAGAGGGTCGCTGTTTCTCCGGCCCCGAGCTCCTCAGGCCCGCACTCCCCGGTGCGGACTCTGCGCAAGCAGCGCAGCATTAGGTTCCACATGGACGACACCATCTGCCTTCTTGAATCGCTGCCTCAAGATGTCTTG GTCAAAGTCCTGTGCAAGGTGAACCACAGCGACCTGAGGCAGCTCCTCCTGGTGTCGAAGCCAGTCAGCGAAGCA ACAGTGGTTGCTAAGGAGCTGCATTTCGCCTTCGCGACGCCGTCGAAGGCCTCCGCGGatggggaggaagaagacgatggcccCGGGGCGCCCAAGCAACACAGGGTTGCACGGTCGCGCTGCCGGGGCATGAATTTGGCCGGCGTCGCCGTCAATCTGTCGGAGTCGTTCAGCAGCTTGATGTCAGAGGTGTAG